The Humidesulfovibrio mexicanus genome window below encodes:
- the pheA gene encoding prephenate dehydratase produces the protein MSDEPRDGANAPPPDLAALRAEIDRLDDGIVDLLNRRASVSIGVGRAKKDSPDTVFKPFREKEVMDRLATQNPGPLPESHLQAIYREIMSSSRRLQRPERVVYLGPEGTFSYFAGLEYMGRSAELSPKATFEEIFRAVADGEAELGVIPLENSLQGTVGQVVDLFMLFPVYIQAELFCRITHCLMGKADFPADVKEIHSHPQPLDQCQNWLKNNMPGRTLVPENSTAAAAEIAAQRGPEVATVGHIRLADRYGLNILAAHIEDMPDNWTRFLVIGPRVSEGGNRDKTSLLFTVPDKPGALAEVLNTFAGRAINITKLESRPLRGEKWKYVFFTDLECDLSRMEYDSFLTDLREKCHTLRILGSYPTGPHLDAGGRR, from the coding sequence ATGAGCGACGAGCCACGCGACGGCGCAAACGCGCCCCCCCCGGACCTGGCCGCCCTGCGCGCGGAAATCGACCGCCTGGACGACGGCATCGTGGACCTGCTGAACCGCCGGGCTTCCGTGAGCATCGGCGTGGGCCGGGCCAAGAAGGACTCCCCGGACACCGTGTTCAAGCCCTTCCGCGAGAAGGAAGTGATGGACCGGTTGGCCACGCAGAACCCCGGGCCCCTGCCGGAAAGCCATCTGCAGGCCATCTACCGCGAGATCATGTCCAGCTCGCGCCGACTCCAACGCCCGGAGCGGGTGGTGTACCTGGGGCCGGAGGGCACCTTCAGCTACTTCGCGGGACTGGAGTACATGGGCAGAAGCGCGGAACTTTCGCCCAAGGCCACCTTCGAGGAGATCTTCCGCGCCGTGGCCGACGGCGAGGCCGAACTCGGCGTCATCCCGCTGGAGAACTCGCTGCAGGGCACCGTGGGCCAGGTGGTGGACCTGTTCATGCTCTTCCCGGTGTACATCCAGGCCGAGCTCTTCTGCCGCATCACCCACTGCCTGATGGGCAAGGCCGACTTCCCGGCCGACGTGAAGGAAATCCACTCCCACCCGCAGCCCCTGGACCAATGCCAGAACTGGCTCAAAAACAACATGCCCGGCCGCACCCTGGTGCCGGAAAACAGCACGGCCGCGGCGGCGGAGATCGCCGCCCAGCGCGGACCGGAGGTGGCCACCGTGGGGCACATCCGCCTGGCGGACCGCTACGGCCTGAACATCCTGGCCGCGCACATAGAGGACATGCCCGACAACTGGACGCGGTTTCTGGTCATCGGCCCGCGGGTGAGCGAGGGCGGCAACCGCGACAAGACCTCGCTTCTGTTCACCGTGCCGGACAAGCCCGGCGCCCTGGCCGAGGTGCTGAACACCTTCGCGGGCAGGGCCATCAACATCACCAAGCTGGAAAGCCGCCCCCTGCGCGGCGAGAAGTGGAAGTACGTGTTCTTCACGGACCTGGAGTGCGACCTCTCGCGCATGGAGTATGACAGCTTCCTCACCGACCTGCGGGAGAAGTGCCACACCCTGCGCATCCTGGGCTCCTACCCCACGGGGCCGCACCTGGACGCCGGGGGCCGCCGGTGA
- a CDS encoding 2-amino-3,7-dideoxy-D-threo-hept-6-ulosonate synthase yields the protein MHIGKAIRLERIFNRDTKRTIIVPMDHGTTVGPIAGIVDMREAVGAIVEGGANAVLMHKGLVRCGHRSQGKDIGLIVHLSASTTLSPFPNAKTLVGTVEDAVRLGADAVSVHVNLGDESEAKMLTDFGQVTSTAQSWGIPVLAMVYARGPKVRSEFDPEIVAHCARVGVELGADVVKVPYTGDVDTFGHVVDACCVPVVIAGGPKLDSTRAFLQMVQDSIKAGGSGLSVGRNVFQHKNPALLCQALSKVVHEDVDVDVALAMLEGKE from the coding sequence ATGCACATCGGGAAAGCGATCAGGCTGGAGCGCATTTTCAACCGCGACACCAAACGCACCATCATCGTGCCCATGGACCACGGCACCACGGTGGGCCCCATCGCCGGAATCGTGGACATGCGCGAGGCCGTGGGGGCCATTGTGGAAGGCGGGGCCAACGCCGTGCTTATGCACAAGGGCCTTGTGCGCTGCGGCCACCGCAGCCAGGGCAAAGACATCGGCCTCATCGTCCACCTCTCCGCCTCCACCACCCTCTCCCCCTTCCCCAACGCCAAGACCCTCGTCGGAACCGTCGAAGACGCCGTCCGCCTCGGCGCGGACGCCGTGAGCGTGCATGTGAACCTGGGCGACGAGTCCGAGGCCAAGATGCTCACCGATTTCGGCCAGGTGACGAGCACCGCCCAGAGCTGGGGCATCCCGGTGCTGGCCATGGTCTATGCGCGCGGCCCCAAGGTGCGCAGCGAATTCGATCCCGAGATCGTGGCCCACTGCGCCCGCGTGGGCGTGGAGCTTGGCGCGGACGTGGTCAAGGTGCCCTACACCGGCGACGTGGACACCTTCGGCCATGTGGTGGACGCCTGCTGCGTGCCCGTGGTCATTGCCGGCGGGCCCAAGCTCGACAGCACCAGGGCCTTCCTCCAGATGGTGCAGGACTCCATCAAGGCTGGCGGCAGCGGCCTTTCCGTGGGTCGCAACGTGTTCCAGCACAAGAACCCCGCCCTGCTCTGCCAGGCGCTGTCCAAGGTGGTGCACGAGGACGTGGACGTGGACGTGGCGCTTGCCATGCTGGAAGGCAAGGAATAG
- a CDS encoding prephenate dehydrogenase/arogenate dehydrogenase family protein, with amino-acid sequence MGFAAIKTIAIVGARGQMGALFVRSFHKAGYAVTTLDRPYRPDGTDDAIRAAVAGADMVLISVPVTATREVAQALAPHMLPGAVLCDVCSVKVNPLSQMLEAYPGPVVGTHPLFGPVIPEGFEPRVAVCPGRGQGAAEAVAGVFARAGFAPFDSTAEEHDRAMAVMQGLNFITTVAYLAAARQTPGIEKYRVPSFERRLEAARKMLTQDRELFQLIAEDNPFLQETVRQFTAYLDIAAGGDLDLLSARASWWWRDTA; translated from the coding sequence ATGGGGTTTGCCGCAATCAAGACCATCGCCATCGTAGGCGCGCGCGGCCAGATGGGCGCGCTCTTCGTGCGCAGCTTCCACAAGGCCGGGTACGCCGTCACCACCCTTGACCGCCCCTACCGGCCCGACGGCACGGACGACGCCATTCGCGCCGCCGTGGCCGGGGCCGACATGGTGCTTATTTCCGTGCCGGTGACCGCCACCCGCGAGGTGGCCCAGGCGCTGGCCCCGCACATGTTGCCCGGCGCCGTGCTCTGCGACGTGTGCTCGGTGAAGGTGAACCCGCTTTCCCAGATGCTGGAGGCGTACCCCGGCCCGGTGGTGGGCACGCATCCGCTCTTCGGCCCGGTGATTCCCGAAGGCTTCGAGCCGCGCGTGGCCGTGTGCCCCGGCCGGGGCCAGGGCGCGGCCGAGGCTGTCGCCGGGGTGTTCGCGCGGGCGGGCTTCGCCCCCTTCGACAGCACGGCCGAGGAACACGACCGGGCCATGGCCGTCATGCAGGGGCTCAACTTCATCACCACCGTGGCCTACCTGGCCGCCGCCCGGCAGACCCCCGGCATCGAGAAATACCGCGTGCCCTCCTTCGAGCGCAGGCTGGAGGCGGCGCGCAAGATGCTCACCCAGGACCGCGAGCTCTTCCAGCTCATCGCCGAGGACAACCCCTTTTTGCAGGAGACCGTGCGCCAGTTCACGGCCTACCTGGACATCGCCGCCGGGGGCGACCTGGACCTGCTCTCCGCCAGGGCCTCCTGGTGGTGGCGCGACACGGCATAG
- a CDS encoding EAL domain-containing protein — protein sequence MENTAEAISIHEIIEREWVGTAFHSLVSIKRKALLGLEALSRCTAPGEDIPPQELFRMAHKAGRLLELDRLCRKKALEAFAPIHRQHRDLILSLNVDGHAIDSEVARSSYLLRVVKEHGVNPNNVLIEIVESRARDTAALAEFVTRSRKSGFLIALDDVGAGHSNLDRIPLLKPDVLKLDRSLVSGVDGNMTRLEVVKSFVQMASRLGSLALAEGVERQEDILRLLEVGVDVFQGFYFGRPGGRMPCPETMGERIEYLARMFRANATEHFAAQKALYARHDALVHAMCERLSALGPVGLDQALTCFIDEHEHIECLYVLSARGVQLSDTVCNPSKLRKRKRFIYEPARLGADHSLKEYYLPLRAGLPKYTTAPYISLASGNRCITISAAYKDRDNRSCILCADIDCRE from the coding sequence ATGGAAAACACAGCGGAAGCCATCTCGATCCATGAGATCATCGAGCGCGAGTGGGTGGGAACGGCCTTCCACTCCCTGGTGTCCATCAAGCGCAAGGCCCTGCTCGGGCTGGAGGCGCTTTCCCGCTGCACCGCCCCGGGCGAGGACATTCCCCCCCAGGAGCTGTTCCGCATGGCCCACAAGGCCGGGCGGCTTCTGGAGCTGGACCGCCTGTGCCGCAAGAAGGCCTTGGAGGCCTTTGCGCCCATTCACCGGCAGCACCGCGACCTCATCCTTTCCCTCAACGTGGACGGGCATGCCATCGACTCCGAGGTGGCGCGCTCCAGCTATCTGCTGCGCGTGGTCAAGGAGCATGGCGTCAACCCGAACAACGTGCTTATCGAGATCGTGGAGTCCCGCGCGCGCGACACCGCCGCCTTGGCCGAGTTCGTGACCCGCTCCCGCAAGAGCGGCTTTCTTATCGCCCTGGACGATGTGGGCGCGGGCCACTCCAACCTGGACCGCATTCCCCTGCTCAAGCCCGATGTGCTCAAGCTCGACCGCTCGCTGGTTTCCGGCGTGGACGGCAACATGACGCGCCTGGAGGTGGTCAAGAGCTTCGTGCAGATGGCCTCGCGCCTGGGCTCGCTGGCCCTGGCCGAAGGGGTGGAGCGCCAGGAGGACATCCTGCGTCTGCTGGAGGTCGGGGTGGACGTGTTCCAGGGCTTCTACTTCGGCCGCCCGGGCGGGCGGATGCCGTGCCCGGAGACCATGGGCGAGCGCATCGAGTACCTGGCGCGCATGTTCCGCGCCAACGCCACGGAGCATTTCGCGGCGCAGAAGGCGCTGTACGCCCGGCACGACGCCCTGGTCCACGCCATGTGCGAGCGGCTCTCCGCGCTGGGCCCCGTGGGGCTCGACCAGGCCCTCACCTGCTTCATCGACGAGCATGAGCACATCGAGTGCCTGTACGTGTTGAGCGCCAGGGGCGTGCAGCTCTCCGACACGGTGTGCAATCCCTCCAAGCTGCGCAAGCGCAAGCGCTTCATCTACGAGCCCGCGCGCCTGGGCGCGGACCATTCCCTCAAGGAATACTACCTGCCCCTGCGCGCGGGTCTGCCCAAGTACACCACCGCGCCCTACATCTCCCTGGCCTCTGGCAACCGCTGCATCACCATCTCCGCCGCCTACAAGGACCGCGACAACCGCTCCTGCATTCTCTGCGCCGATATCGACTGCCGTGAATAG
- the aroA gene encoding 3-phosphoshikimate 1-carboxyvinyltransferase, which produces MSATTPIQVEAPPSKSASHRALICAALARGESRLSGVLESQDTTRTMGCLAACGAAFRREAQGEFLVRGMADGPRGGSQDAPADLNVGESGTTCRLLAGVAAAGRGHFRIHGEGRMHQRPLGEPARALAGQGVSFRFEEQQGFPPVVIETSGLPGGQVEVRLEESSQYLSGILLAAPLAKKPMTIALGGTKAVSWPYVSLTLQAMADFGAPAVVEALGDNGFAPVDHASVASAEPGRLRFRVMPAAYKPRALRVEGDWSNASYFLAAGAVGKRPVRVRGLRRDSLQGDRAILDILQAMGARVEWDENGVTISPAPLAGVSVDMGACPDLAPTVAVAACFATGPTTITNVAHLRIKESDRLEALAQEIAKTGCATATTDDSLTITPAPLQQGQAVEFATRSDHRLVMGPALFSLAGLKVSFDNPACVAKSFPGFWDAFGPVLAGQEG; this is translated from the coding sequence GTGAGCGCGACAACGCCCATACAGGTGGAGGCGCCCCCCTCCAAGTCCGCCTCGCACCGGGCGCTCATCTGCGCCGCCCTGGCAAGGGGGGAAAGCCGCCTCTCCGGGGTGCTGGAAAGCCAGGACACCACCCGCACCATGGGCTGCCTGGCCGCCTGCGGGGCCGCCTTCCGCCGCGAGGCCCAAGGCGAGTTTTTGGTGCGCGGCATGGCGGACGGCCCGCGCGGCGGAAGCCAGGACGCCCCGGCCGACCTCAATGTCGGGGAGTCCGGCACCACCTGCCGCCTGCTGGCCGGGGTGGCCGCGGCCGGGCGCGGGCATTTCCGCATCCACGGCGAGGGGCGGATGCACCAGCGCCCCCTGGGCGAGCCCGCCCGCGCGCTGGCAGGCCAGGGCGTGAGCTTCCGCTTCGAGGAACAGCAGGGCTTCCCGCCGGTGGTCATCGAAACCTCCGGCCTGCCCGGCGGCCAGGTGGAGGTGCGCCTGGAGGAGAGCAGCCAGTACCTTTCGGGCATCCTGCTGGCCGCGCCGCTGGCCAAAAAACCCATGACCATCGCCCTCGGCGGGACCAAGGCCGTATCCTGGCCGTACGTGTCCCTCACCCTGCAGGCCATGGCCGACTTCGGCGCGCCCGCCGTGGTGGAGGCGCTTGGCGACAACGGCTTCGCCCCGGTGGACCACGCCAGCGTGGCCAGCGCCGAGCCCGGCAGGCTGCGGTTCCGCGTCATGCCCGCCGCCTACAAGCCCCGCGCGCTGCGCGTGGAGGGCGACTGGAGCAACGCCTCCTACTTCCTGGCCGCCGGGGCCGTGGGCAAACGCCCGGTGCGCGTCCGCGGCCTGCGGCGCGACTCCCTCCAGGGCGACCGCGCCATCCTGGACATCCTTCAGGCCATGGGCGCGCGCGTGGAGTGGGACGAGAACGGCGTCACCATCTCGCCCGCGCCGCTTGCGGGCGTCAGCGTGGACATGGGCGCCTGCCCGGACCTTGCGCCCACCGTGGCCGTGGCCGCCTGTTTCGCCACCGGCCCCACCACCATCACCAACGTGGCGCACCTGCGCATCAAGGAAAGCGACCGCCTGGAGGCCCTCGCCCAGGAGATCGCCAAGACCGGCTGCGCCACGGCCACCACGGACGACAGCCTGACCATCACCCCGGCCCCGCTCCAGCAGGGGCAGGCGGTGGAGTTCGCCACACGCTCCGACCACCGGCTGGTCATGGGCCCGGCGCTCTTCTCCCTGGCCGGGCTCAAGGTCTCCTTCGACAATCCGGCGTGCGTGGCCAAGAGCTTCCCCGGCTTCTGGGACGCCTTCGGCCCCGTGCTGGCCGGTCAGGAGGGCTAG
- a CDS encoding anthranilate synthase component I family protein: MDIRLKHYGKWLPADVQTPISLYLGLVGDAPGILLESAEVDGRLGRHSLIAWDFRLVAEPVDGRLGLDIRDPRLEPLRALEGLDYMEGVRQLLKSVDIEQPPLKEPLPALTRALLGYLGYSVGGMLEPKLTRCLPPAEAEARLVLPGQVVLYDHLRHRCCYLSLDEHGGDGRGGPKPAKLGAAGGFELSAQEPTATPGREEYTDMVREAKRLITEGEGIQLVFSVRFSTPFAGETFGVYRRLRQANPSPFMFFMRFENETVLGSSPEMMVTCQAGRLEVRPIAGTRPRGGTEAQDAAFEQELLADPKERAEHVMLVDLGRNDLGRIATPGSVEVAKFMRVERFSHVMHLTSYVEADLREGLDAIDVLQSTFPAGTVAGAPKIWAMETIARVEQQPRGPYAGAMGWLGLGRGTVNLGTGITIRSMWLRDGVMHWQAGAGLVYDSDPEKEWQECNNKARVIKEILSSKGVGDVFADR; encoded by the coding sequence ATGGATATTCGCCTGAAGCATTACGGGAAATGGCTCCCGGCCGATGTGCAGACGCCCATCAGCCTCTACCTGGGCCTGGTGGGCGACGCGCCAGGCATTCTGCTGGAAAGCGCGGAGGTGGACGGCCGCCTGGGCCGCCACAGCCTCATCGCCTGGGACTTCCGCCTTGTGGCGGAGCCCGTGGACGGCAGACTCGGGCTGGACATCCGCGACCCGCGCCTGGAGCCTCTGCGCGCGCTGGAGGGCCTGGACTACATGGAGGGCGTGCGCCAGCTCCTCAAAAGCGTGGACATCGAGCAGCCGCCCTTGAAAGAGCCCCTGCCCGCCCTCACCCGCGCCCTGCTGGGCTACCTGGGCTACAGCGTGGGCGGAATGCTGGAGCCCAAGCTCACCCGCTGCCTGCCCCCGGCCGAGGCCGAGGCGCGGCTGGTGCTGCCCGGCCAGGTGGTGCTCTACGACCACCTGCGCCACCGCTGCTGCTACCTGTCGCTGGACGAACACGGCGGCGACGGCCGCGGCGGCCCCAAGCCCGCCAAGCTGGGCGCGGCCGGAGGCTTCGAACTCTCCGCCCAGGAGCCCACGGCCACGCCCGGGCGCGAGGAATACACGGACATGGTGCGCGAGGCCAAGCGCCTCATCACCGAGGGCGAAGGCATCCAGCTGGTGTTCTCGGTGCGCTTCTCCACGCCCTTTGCGGGCGAGACCTTCGGCGTGTACAGAAGGCTCAGGCAGGCCAACCCCTCGCCCTTCATGTTCTTCATGCGCTTCGAGAACGAGACCGTGCTGGGCAGCTCGCCGGAGATGATGGTCACCTGCCAGGCGGGCAGGCTGGAGGTGCGGCCCATCGCGGGCACGCGGCCGCGCGGCGGCACCGAGGCCCAGGACGCGGCCTTCGAGCAGGAGCTTCTGGCCGATCCCAAGGAGCGGGCCGAGCATGTGATGCTGGTGGACCTGGGCAGGAACGACCTGGGGCGCATCGCCACGCCGGGCAGCGTGGAGGTGGCCAAGTTCATGCGGGTGGAGCGCTTCTCCCACGTCATGCACCTGACCAGCTACGTGGAGGCCGACCTGCGCGAGGGGCTGGACGCCATCGACGTGCTCCAGTCCACCTTCCCGGCGGGCACGGTTGCGGGCGCGCCCAAGATCTGGGCCATGGAGACCATAGCCCGGGTGGAGCAGCAGCCGCGCGGCCCCTACGCCGGGGCCATGGGCTGGCTGGGCCTGGGCCGGGGCACGGTCAACCTGGGCACGGGCATCACCATCCGCAGCATGTGGCTGCGCGACGGGGTGATGCACTGGCAGGCCGGGGCCGGGCTGGTGTACGACTCCGACCCGGAGAAGGAATGGCAGGAATGCAACAACAAGGCCCGCGTGATCAAAGAGATTCTCTCCTCCAAGGGGGTTGGCGATGTTTTTGCTGATCGATAA
- a CDS encoding anthranilate synthase component II — protein sequence MFLLIDNFDSFTFNLVQAFQQLGADPVVLRNDRDELLDPAFVAGLSRVVLSPGPSRPENAGNSLKFLALLEKTGMKVPVLGVCLGHQTLGCFAGASVVRAERIMHGKTSLVEHDGTDVFAGLPNPFEVCRYHSLIVLAHEAPDRLRVTAKTAEGEVMGMTYTDRPWSGVQFHPESILTPDGPKLLANFLAKARA from the coding sequence ATGTTTTTGCTGATCGATAACTTCGACTCCTTCACCTTCAACCTGGTGCAGGCCTTCCAGCAGCTGGGGGCTGATCCCGTGGTGCTGCGCAACGACCGCGACGAACTCCTCGATCCGGCGTTTGTGGCGGGGCTTTCGCGCGTGGTGCTCTCCCCCGGCCCCAGCCGCCCGGAAAACGCTGGCAACAGCCTCAAGTTCCTGGCCCTGCTGGAAAAGACCGGCATGAAGGTGCCGGTGCTGGGCGTGTGCCTGGGCCACCAGACCCTGGGCTGCTTCGCCGGGGCCTCGGTGGTGCGGGCGGAGCGCATCATGCACGGCAAGACGAGCCTGGTGGAACACGACGGCACGGACGTGTTCGCCGGGCTCCCGAACCCCTTCGAGGTCTGCCGCTACCACTCCCTCATCGTGCTGGCCCACGAGGCCCCGGACCGGCTGCGGGTGACGGCCAAGACCGCCGAGGGCGAGGTCATGGGCATGACCTACACCGACCGCCCCTGGAGCGGCGTGCAATTCCACCCGGAATCCATACTCACCCCGGACGGGCCCAAGCTGCTCGCCAACTTCCTGGCCAAGGCCAGGGCCTAA
- a CDS encoding 3-dehydroquinate synthase II family protein, translating into MKTIIFKAIPFQKKLVTLALESGVDAVLTESAKADAVRALGRVTVLTPDELPTFALGSKADEETAAAALAAAQKNGGMVSLAKGWEIIPVENILAQASGLALECESLDRAILAAGILERGADAVVVLPEAAGELKAIVAELKLSQGTLALQRAVVTDIAPAGLGHRVCVDTISMLRRGQGMLVGNSSAFTFLVHAETESNPYVAARPFRVNAGAVHAYAVLPGDKTCYLEELSAGREVLIVGADGKTSLATVGRVKVEVRPMLRITAKVSTPDGGEATGQVFLQNAETIRVTGADGAPISVVSLKPGDEILCRTDVAGRHFGMRITEDIKEG; encoded by the coding sequence ATGAAAACCATCATCTTCAAGGCCATACCATTCCAGAAAAAGCTGGTGACCCTGGCGCTGGAAAGCGGGGTGGACGCCGTGCTCACCGAGTCCGCCAAGGCCGACGCCGTGCGTGCGCTCGGCCGGGTCACCGTGCTCACCCCGGACGAGCTGCCCACCTTCGCGCTGGGCTCCAAGGCCGACGAGGAGACCGCAGCAGCAGCCCTGGCCGCAGCGCAGAAAAACGGCGGCATGGTCTCCCTGGCCAAGGGCTGGGAGATCATCCCGGTGGAGAACATCCTGGCCCAGGCTTCCGGCCTGGCGCTGGAGTGCGAGAGCCTGGACCGCGCGATCCTGGCCGCGGGCATCCTGGAGCGCGGGGCCGACGCCGTGGTGGTGCTGCCCGAGGCCGCAGGGGAGCTCAAGGCCATCGTGGCCGAGCTCAAGCTCTCGCAGGGAACGCTGGCCCTCCAGCGCGCCGTGGTGACGGACATCGCCCCGGCCGGCCTGGGCCACCGGGTCTGCGTGGACACCATCTCCATGCTCCGGCGCGGCCAGGGAATGCTGGTGGGCAACTCCAGCGCCTTCACCTTCCTGGTCCACGCGGAGACGGAATCCAATCCCTACGTGGCGGCCCGGCCCTTCCGGGTCAACGCGGGCGCGGTGCACGCCTATGCCGTGCTCCCCGGCGACAAGACCTGCTACCTGGAGGAACTCTCCGCCGGACGCGAGGTACTCATCGTGGGCGCCGACGGCAAGACCAGCCTGGCCACGGTGGGCCGGGTCAAAGTCGAGGTCCGGCCCATGCTCCGGATCACGGCCAAGGTCTCCACGCCCGACGGCGGCGAGGCCACGGGTCAGGTGTTCCTGCAGAACGCGGAGACCATACGCGTCACCGGGGCCGACGGCGCGCCCATCAGCGTGGTGTCGCTCAAGCCCGGCGACGAGATCCTCTGCCGCACCGACGTGGCCGGACGGCACTTCGGAATGCGCATCACAGAAGACATCAAGGAAGGGTAG
- a CDS encoding methyl-accepting chemotaxis protein, which yields MRNFTIKARIVLLIVIAVLFAALVGGAFTQQLLGVRDYAVGQTQQVMLAGEKDKLRLSVHALAMTLSEVAKDLREDKPLVADTMRRLVASIRFEEDKSGYFFIYEGTTVVTVPIKPEVTGKDLSGVKDKNGVAYVAELAKAAGAGGGFVEYVYDKPGKGIQPKLSYAEQIPGTPYWIGTGVYIDNIDEHKAAISSAIGGMVTSAVAMVGGVVLALLLLVVLPLSVLIFRSIVHPLTSATRAAEQVAGGDLNVSLAVAGKDETSNLELALNTMVGTLRTNMAAIEAKTREAEDKARAAEEATREAQEARAQAIRARQEGLLAAAVKLEAVVERLSSASEEISGQAETITRATDVQRERITETATAMEEMNATVLEVAKNATQAAEGAEGTRSLATEGNAVVTRSVAAMDALLTLSGELKADMDALGRRAQDISQVMTVITDIADQTNLLALNAAIEAARAGDAGRGFAVVADEVRKLAEKTMNATREVGETVRAVQDVSRQNVAGMEQAARAISESTELVRKSGVSLDEILRMSQTTALQVQSIATAAEEQSAASEEINQSVEQVNVIAGETSDGMRQTGEAIRELAEQAETLRSLVAQLKREGQS from the coding sequence ATGCGCAATTTTACCATCAAGGCAAGAATCGTTCTGCTCATCGTCATCGCCGTGCTCTTCGCCGCCTTGGTGGGCGGTGCGTTCACGCAGCAGCTGCTTGGCGTGCGCGACTATGCCGTGGGGCAGACCCAGCAGGTGATGCTGGCGGGAGAGAAGGACAAGCTCAGACTATCCGTGCACGCCCTGGCCATGACCCTTTCCGAGGTGGCCAAGGACCTGCGCGAGGACAAGCCGCTTGTGGCCGACACCATGCGCAGGCTGGTGGCCTCTATCCGCTTCGAGGAGGACAAGTCCGGCTACTTTTTCATTTATGAGGGCACCACAGTGGTCACGGTGCCCATCAAGCCGGAAGTCACGGGCAAGGACCTTTCGGGCGTGAAGGACAAGAACGGCGTAGCCTACGTGGCCGAGCTGGCCAAGGCCGCTGGCGCTGGCGGCGGCTTCGTGGAGTACGTGTACGACAAGCCCGGCAAGGGCATTCAGCCCAAGCTCAGCTATGCGGAGCAGATTCCCGGCACGCCGTACTGGATCGGCACCGGGGTGTACATCGACAATATCGACGAGCACAAGGCCGCCATCAGCAGCGCCATCGGCGGCATGGTCACCTCCGCCGTCGCCATGGTTGGCGGTGTGGTGCTGGCGTTGCTGCTGCTTGTGGTGCTGCCGCTGTCCGTGCTCATCTTCCGCAGCATCGTGCATCCGCTCACCTCCGCCACCCGCGCGGCCGAACAGGTGGCCGGAGGGGATCTGAACGTCAGCCTTGCGGTGGCCGGAAAGGACGAGACCTCGAACCTGGAGCTGGCGCTGAACACCATGGTGGGCACCCTGCGCACCAACATGGCCGCCATTGAGGCCAAGACCCGCGAGGCCGAGGACAAGGCCCGCGCCGCCGAGGAGGCCACTCGCGAGGCCCAGGAGGCCCGTGCTCAGGCCATTCGCGCCCGGCAGGAGGGCCTGCTCGCCGCCGCCGTGAAGCTGGAGGCCGTGGTGGAGCGCCTGTCGTCCGCGTCCGAGGAGATCTCCGGTCAGGCGGAAACCATAACCCGCGCCACCGATGTCCAGCGCGAGCGCATCACCGAGACGGCCACGGCCATGGAGGAGATGAACGCCACCGTGCTTGAGGTGGCCAAGAACGCCACCCAGGCCGCGGAGGGCGCGGAGGGCACGCGCTCCCTCGCCACGGAGGGCAACGCCGTGGTCACGCGGTCCGTGGCCGCCATGGACGCCCTGCTGACGCTCTCCGGGGAGCTCAAGGCCGACATGGACGCCCTTGGCCGCCGCGCCCAGGACATCAGCCAGGTCATGACCGTCATCACCGACATTGCGGACCAGACCAACCTGCTGGCGCTCAACGCCGCCATCGAGGCCGCGCGCGCGGGCGACGCCGGGCGCGGGTTCGCCGTGGTGGCCGACGAGGTGCGCAAGCTGGCCGAAAAGACCATGAACGCCACCCGCGAGGTGGGCGAGACCGTGCGCGCCGTGCAGGACGTTTCGCGCCAGAACGTGGCCGGAATGGAGCAAGCCGCCAGGGCCATCTCCGAATCCACCGAGCTGGTGCGCAAGTCCGGCGTGTCGCTGGATGAAATTCTGCGCATGAGCCAGACCACCGCGCTGCAGGTGCAGAGCATCGCCACCGCGGCGGAGGAGCAGAGCGCGGCCAGCGAGGAGATCAATCAGTCCGTGGAGCAGGTCAACGTCATCGCCGGGGAGACCTCGGACGGAATGCGCCAGACGGGAGAGGCCATCCGGGAGCTTGCCGAACAGGCCGAGACCCTGCGCAGCCTGGTGGCCCAGCTCAAGCGCGAAGGCCAGTCCTAG